AATATAACACACCTCGAGCACACACACGCACACCGCTGGGGTTACCAGTTTACAATACAAGCACAGGGCAGAGCAAAACGACTCCTACACAAGAAGAGAACGACTACACTAAACAGAGAACTTGAAGCCTTGGGGTCGTCGTCTCGAAGAAACGAAGAACAGAGGAAGTCGCCGGCGAACACCACCGGAATCCCCACGAACTGACTACCGAAGTGCAGACGCCAGGCACAAGAGACCACAGAATGGGAAGCAAGAGAACGCCAAAGTCTCAGAAGCAACGCCTCCAGGAAGGGGAGTGACACCAAGGTGACACCGTTGCTCGATCCATCAAGGGTCAAGGTTTTCACCTAGAGACATACAGCCGTGATGGGGCCAGAGCCGAGGCTCAACgaagacgcctccaaggaggaaaatGGCGCCCACGGGCGTCAATCAATACCGGCTCTCTCTTAAACTATGACATCTAACGGATTTATTTTGTAGAGATCAggtgtctcatatttttgttactATGTCTAAGTCAACTTCTTAGTCATTGTATAAATTTTCTCATACGTGCTATTGTGCTAATATGACACGAACAAGTGGCTTGCAACTGATCTCTTCAGTTTTCAGTTGTAGGTGGATTGCAAGTGAGATTTTTTCTAGTTGCAGGTGAGCTACAACAGAGATTTTCCAAATTACAACTAGGTTATAATTGAGATAAATATTCATACCGTTAGATTTGCTTCAAGATTCATGTTGGCATATGAGTTGCACAAGTTGCACATAATTTGCAACTAGGTTGTAACTCGGACTTAGATAACATGAATTAACTGAGATTTAGTAAAGACTAAGTTGCGCCAAACATCTAAAAATAATATGAAAAGTTCAAAATATATTAGGAGAAGACCGAAgtttgaaaattaaaaaactcTGGAGTTGTATCTTTAGATTATGTcaaagaaaaggcctaaaaaaatACGTAGATGCTCGTAGATACGCACACTCTCCTATAGATACACACAGATGTACCGTATGAACACCTTGAGAAGACCGAGTCCGAGAGGTTGATCCAATCAGTCCCACTAATATTTAGCCTCTTCCCAGTTCAGGTTTATTGTTCAATATTTTTAGACCAAAGCAGAAATACTGAGCAATCCACACGCGGTGCACCACCGCTACCCACGATCGCAGAGGAAGCTCCCGATGTCGATGTCGCAGTTCAGTGCATTGCGTCGATTAGGGCGTGGTTTCGCAATGTGCTTCTACAGCGACAACTATTCATGGCAACTAAGCAGCTGGAGACGTGTGACATGTACCATCAAAACGCTCTACCAAAGCCTAAACCTAAACTGACAGCCGCACTAGCCAGGTAGCTCGTTCTTCCAAGGGAACACATCAACAAGTGATAAATATTGAAGTCTCCAAGACGCCCTTGCAAAATTCTTAAAGACGCTGGGCTGCCGAGGAATGGTAAAACATAAACCCATACAAACAGCATTTCAACAAGAAAACTTTGTTTTTACCATGAAAAATAAAACATCCCAAACGCTGCTATCGCCGAGCTCCTTTGCTGTGAGGAACAGCTACCTCCTCTTCATGTGCTTTTGGCATATTACTAAATCAATTTAATCTAATCTCCACCTGATTTCTGCTCAGGCTCTTCTTCAGAGGGACCTCCCTCTGTAACACCAACTTCTGCTGGGCGGAGAACGCGATCATGTAACATGTAGCCCACCTGAAACCAAAAATGTGTAACGAATATAACATCATTTTATCAGCTGTACCAGAGAGGTTTCAGATATAATCAGACAGCTAATCTCAAAGCATTTAGATGCACATTCTATTTTACTGGTATATAGGCATTTCAATCATAATCACAATCCGAAACTTATCAACAGATTCAAGTTACACCACATAATTTGAGGTTGCAAGTGCTCAGAGCTCTTGCAAGATGCCACACAAATGTCTAATACTTATTGTTAAGTATTCCAAACATTAACTTACAAATTCAAAACGCTTCATTTGTCATGATATACATCTCTAGCCTATCCGTTATTGCTGGTTGATACAAAGATTGGGCGAACAATACAAAGTTAAAGTTCATTTATCACAGCTAAATTATTGTGAGTTGCCAAAATGGCCAAAATATGTAGGCAGGGGAAGTATATGTATGGCAGCCAAGTAGAGCAGAACTGGATTTTAATAAATTTAGAGTTCAAGTAAATATTCTGTTTCGCTAATTTTTTCGTATAAATTTTTGTCAAAAGTTTCTATAAGCATGATTATCAAGATTACTTCGAACACACACAATTTATAGATGAATACAACCATAGATCAAAATAAAACTCTAAACACCAACATTTTAAAATTTATTGGAATACACACAAACATACATATCAGAATATTGATGATGATATGTACCTTTACAACCGCAGTAACAGTTCCTGATGGTTTTGAAGTATCAGGCATTTGGAAAATTGCATAATGCCTCTCAGGATCGAATTTCTCATTCAATGGATCAAACTTTTCTACTCCAAACTTCTTAAAAACCTATTCAAAATTGAGGGAAATCCCACTTTAGGCAATACTGCTACCCAGAAAGCAGTATGTGTAGTAAAATCAAATTTTAATTGATAAtatgtactacctccatcccaaaataaGTGACTCggctttgtctagatacggatgtatctagacgcattttagtgtgtagacacctccgtttctagataaagttgagtcaCTTATTTTGGGACAGAGGGAATACTAGATAAACAAAGTACCTCGCCGAGTTGCTTATCTGTCATGTCTACACCCTCCAGTAGGGTTTTTAGTAATGGTACGGCTCCACTAGAATCTTCAGAAGTATCTAATTTTGAGAAGCTCTCCTTCACAGCAGATGATGCTCTAGCCAAATTGTCAGCAACATCTAACAAACTCTTAGAGAAGTTCTGCATAAACGATTAAGACGCTATAAGAGAGAAAATTTAATATAATTGATCGAAATGCTTATAAACATCATTTATGTTATTAAAATTCCAAATCAGATTTAATAACAACAAACCTGTACTGCAAATTTTTTCGAGTTCTCAGATTCACGCTTTGTCCGTGCGATGACATTTTCCATTTCTGCATAGCTGCGCAAAACCTTGTCCCTCATATCTTTGATTTCTTCATCTTTCGAGGTCAGTAATTCATCCTTCTCAAGAACTAGCTTCACTAGATCCTCCTTTGACAGATCAAGGTCTTCTGCACCTGAATCAAAAAATGCAGGTCATTTAGTGCATCCTTCTCAAGAACTAGCTTCACTAGATCCTCCTTTCACTAGACTGGGATTGAAGTCTTCCAAACTTACCTCCAGATGAACCACTGTCTTCCTTTGAAGTTTCAGCATTTATTTCCTGTGCAGTAGTTTCCTGGTCTTTGGGTTGGTTTACTTCCTTATCATTCTCTTGTGGGGTAGAAGATGAAAAGCCAAACCTTTGAAAGATAGTTGTTGAGTATCTCAATGGCTGATTCAACGTATATGGGACCTGCTTATAAGAGAAGTATACAAAGTCGTATAAGGAAAATGATAGCAGAAACACAAAAACAGCCCAAAGATAGAAAAAATATATAATTAAAATCCAGATCTATCCTGAGCAAAATGAACTTTTCCTTTAAGTCGAATCCAGGCTCCTTGTTGGACTATGTATCATGTTTACAGAGTATAGATCTACTTTCACTTTATATAATTCACTTCCACAATAAGGCTCTGTTCGTTTATTCCCTGGGAGCCAGGGATTGATCTGGATCGTCGCTCTGTTCTGGTTTGCCAGCCCGACGAGGTATTTTTTCCAGCCCAACAGAATTGTGTCTTCGTTTGCTCCCGACGGGAATATTTATCCCAACTTATCCTGTCCAGCTGTACTGAGATGGTCTGGGAAAAAACTACCCCCACCCACCGTCTAGACAATTTTCCACAAGCTGAGACGCGAGCGAAAGGAACGGCGAAGACAGAGACGCTGATCCAGGTGGCTTAAACGAACACGTAACTTTTGGAGGGGTTAAACAGAATTTAGTTCGACATGGATTGGGTGATGGTACGGGATCAACCCAATCCAAACCTGGATTGGTTCCATCCTTGGATTGATTTCCAACAAAACGAACGAGGCCTAAGAGTGCTAGCCTCTAACCTATTGACTCCTGGACTGTTTGTAGacacatgctctctttatttgttttATTATTGCATTGTAGATTCGACTGAATCTGGCTGCCCTCCAAGTGCTGCCCCCGTCAATCTGCTGCGCAGAAGGTAGAGGGAAAGCAGTGCCTCAAAGCCTTCACCGGGGACCGGATACTGGTAATTTGGTCTATGCATAGCGTGGTTGGTCGCTTTGCGATGTTCCATATCAATCTGTACACCGGCCTAGTTTTACCTTCGATCCTGAAACAACTAGTCGATAGCCGGCGTGCAATCATATTTTTTATCCAGTAGAATGCTTAGACTGCTTGTTTCTAAAATACTAATACGTACTGTATTTATTCCCTTTAGTGTAATTGTGGACATTACATGCGCACAATCATAACTGGGAGTCTGACGCAAAAATCCTGCTGGAACCTAGGTCGGGGAATCAAGATTAATACCGTAGATTAACAAGCAGGAAAGGGAGAACCACGCGGCAGATCCAAGAGGCGAGGCTGGGAAATTACCTCCTTTAGTGAAGAGTTGGGTCGAGCAGAGCAATGCAACTGGCAAAGGCGGTGCGCAGGCCGGAGCGCGACCGCCGCTCCCTCTGCCCATGACCGCGTAGCGGCGCGCGCGGCTGGGACCGCACGGCGGAAGGCGGACGCGCGCAGCGCCGCAGAAGCCATCTGTCCTCGCCTTGCCGCCAGTATACTATAATCAACTTGAAACAATTACATGATGCGACAACACATATATATCTATCACGAATTCGTATCACGGCAGGCACACATCAAACCAGGAGTAGAGAATACCGAGTTTATACCTTCAGTTGGACTCAGGTGCTGCTAATTTTTCCTGGGATTCTGCAGGTAGTAAAAGATGAACATTTATTAGGCACCAGAAAATTTCAGAAAACTGTCTCCAACGAAGGTGAAGATGAAGCCGGGGAAGAGGCCGGCTTGGGGAGGGCGTCGTTCCCGTCTCGCCGCCGGTTCGCCTCCAGCAAGGGCGCATCTACTGTTAGGGGCGGGCTCGGAGGAGGGCGGGGACGCGGAGAGGAGGGCGGGGATGGTGAGAGGAGGGCGGGGAAGGGGCAAGGAGGCTTaccggagccgccgccgccgccgccgggtaTCTCAGGTTGCGTCGAGTTGCTGAGCGCGGCTTGGCTCGCTCATGAGACGAAGCGGTAGGTCTGAGCTCGCCAGGCGGACCGGAATCAGTAGTGGCCATCGGGCCGGCCCGCAAAGTACGGCCCAGCGCAACATGGCCCGAGGCGGCACCAATTACTTCGTGCAGGCCGGTGGGTCCTATTCGGCACGTTTAGCTTCGGCCAGCACCGAAACGCCTACACGATCCATCACGTAGGCTGTGGCCCACCTCCCCGTCTACATCGTCGTTCCATCCCCATTACTATGGTAGCTAGTCGTCGTCCCACCGACGCAGTCGCCGATCGGACCGCCTGCCTCCACCACCTGTGGTCGGCACTGCTCCCGCGTCGACTCGCTGCACCGACCTCCACGAacacctccccccccccccctaccgGTCCACCGCCGCCCATACCTCCCTCCAAAGCCTCCCTCGACTTCGACCCTGGTGAGCACCCCGCACCCCAAACCCTAAGCCCTAAGTCGCCGGTGAGCTACCACACCCTAAGTTCCATTCCTCGCCTACGCCGGCGACACCGCGACCATCTGTGTCGTCCCCGTCTTCGGCGAGTGCTCGTGTGGTGTTCTTCTTCCTCTACGGTcccctgtcttcttcttcctcccacgtctcttcttcctcctcgatggCTGAATGGCTGATGACTGCAAGTGCACAGTTCGTTTATAGCTAATTTCGAACTAAGAGCATCGAACCAGGAGAGGTAGAGTTCAGACGGTCTTAATACCTTTTATCACTATTTATTAAAGAGAGTATTTAGTAATTGTTCTAAAGTCTAGGCAATGCATAAATGGTGAAAAGAGTTTGGTTGTTTTAGTTGTGTTTGCCAACTAAGCAATAAGTAAATTAGAAACAACAAATAGAGAGTAGAACTTGTAATATAAAAGCATGATCCCTGCAATAGGGCAAAAGAGTTCTCGGGGAGTGCTAGTTTCACCACTAACATCTATTAATTATGATTAAGATAATCTAGCTCTTCCTTCATGTGTATGTATAGGGTGGAGCTCCATAACTGGATGACAACGGATCAACCATCAATTGTCATCCATCATAACGATTGATAGTGAACCACTTCAATCCGACTATAATTGAGGGTTTCCCCTGCTTATGGATATATTCGGTGAGTTCTCTCATACCCCCTTGACTAGGTAAGTGAAGATCCAATGCGACATGTCACTAAATTAGCACCTTCAAGATCACCCTCTAGCCAAGAGTACTTCTCTCTCCCGTCCTGTAGGCAAATGTTACATGGTGCACAACACATAACATCAAGAGAGATAACTAATGCATACAATCATGAATGAAAAGTACAGATCATCTTTATTCAAGACATAATATTGATGGGTTTCCCCATGACTCCCCAAGAACAAAGGAAACTAGTCACACATAGAGGCAATGAACATCATCATAATGGTATGAATGTTGATACAACTACTAGATGAATCCTTGTGTAAATCCACTATAGGTTTAGAGATCACAACAAGCTAGATGGATGAAGGAGTGAGATGAAATGGGGATGACGATGAAATGTTGTTATGACAATGGAGATGACGCCCAATCTTCCAAGAATCTTTGTATATTTCGAGGATCGATGCCCTCGTGCTTGTTCCCCCTCCAGATCCCTTCCATAGGTGAGGTTTATGTGAATTATGGTGTCTCTGGATCTGTGATGTGTGATCCGTCTTCATGGGGCGGAACTATTTGACGCGGTGAAGACACCGACAGGTCATACGGGCAGCGATACGGGCGGGTTCTGGTCGTGTGGATGCTCATTAAACTCACTGGAGCTTATCTTCGCGAGGTTCTTCCACCCATGTGTGTGAATAATTATTTGGAGGCTTCTGCAATCTTTAATTTGTGTATTATCTTGCACGAACCTAATGCTCATGGTTGTAAGTGATGATATCTCAGccgagagcttgtatgcaatgaactcGGATGTGAGTTGACGGTGGTCCGGCTGCGCATCTGCGCCATCAAGCTTCCGCCCCCGGCACATATGAGTGGCCACACAATTTGTTATGTGCCAAGAGGGCCCTTTTTGAAAGTTCTTGCACGGACAACCCATGGGCACATTTTAGCGTGTACCGCGTGTTCAAGTCCAAGTGAACAATGGTGTAAGAGTGATGATGCTTAATCgagaactccttcaaccatatcTTTAATTCCAAGAAGGTATCAAATGTGAGCCCTTTAAAGATCATATTCGTCCTCGcatccacatctctcttggaAATTGGCCTAGCTATAAGAATtaaacttttgccaccatcaaccacggctccatccgcgagactaacatcacggaacaatggtaTCCGAATAACCCGTtcggttaccttcttgaagatgtGGGCTCTTTTGGCTTCCTTAGTCGTCAAGCCATCCTCATCAACTTCTTCAtcgggtccatcatcatccgagtccgaTGCATAACATCGGGAATACGGAATGGAGTGGTCCATGTCCTCTTGCGTCAAATATGCATCCAAATCACCGACATTGTTGTAATTCATCCAAATCACCGACATGGAGTGGTCCATGTCAATCATGCTCGTCATACTCATTCTCCAATGGTGCATCTTGGTcaatgggagattggacaatgggagattcggtggcttcttcttggctcatgggtggtggACTCGTAGCATCAACGGGGGAGGAGCGTTGggttaaggtcaagctcgataTGAGCATCAAcccgtcttggttgcaaacaactccgGAGCCTTGTCTTGTGACTCagccaccgtctccttgtaaacgGACCAATGTTGCTCAGAGTTGATACGCATTATCTTTCAACGGGTGTGCATTTCAAACCCACATTATGtcttccctctagctcaacaccatcatttcTCTCATTCCAAGAGTAGTTCAACAACACCCTCTAGCCAAGAGTAGTTCCCTCTCCCGTCTCGTAAGCAAATATTGGTGCCCACGACGAGCAATAGTTCCAGCTCCGGCTCGTTGGCTCGTCCTACTCCTGCAAGGTGGTCATCACCGGCCGGGAGTCAAGCCATCTCCATTGATGAAGTTAGTTTCCCCGGGGGTCCAGGATCGGTCGTAGAAGCCGGTCTTCTCCCATATGGCATTTAGAAACGTTGTTGGTGGGCACCGCCGCTCATTGCGCTCAACCCACTATTTCGCTACATCCATCTAAGTAACGTACCAGGACAGCTAACCACCAAATATCCAGGAAGAAAAACACGTTTGGCCAAATCGCTACGCAGCATCAAAATGTACAAGGAGAATCCCTGCGGGAAACAAAACATCCACGTTAATTCCTCAATAGGCTCAAAATTCTAAGAAAAATTATGTTGGTTGctctttaatatagtagttatagtTATTGCTAAGGTTTCCCCATGATTCCCAAGAACaaaggaactactcacacatagAGGCAATGAACATCATCATAATGGTATGAATGTTGATACAACTAATAGATGAATCCTTGTGTAAATCCACTATAGGTGATCACAACAAGATGGATGAAGGAGTGAGATGAAATGTGATGACGATGAAGATGTTGTTATGATAGTGGAGATGATGCCCAATCTTCCAAGAATCTTTGTACTTTCGAGGATCAATGCCCCCCATGCTTGTTCCCCCTTCAGATCTCGTCCGGAGGTGAGGTTTCAGCGAAATCGGTGTCTCTGGATCTCTGATCAATGGGTTAGAAAGACTAGCAACAAAGTTATACATGCATGTTACCAAATTTTGTGAATGACTCTTCACCTAAAACTTtgtagagagtggatttggtgttcaGGTGGGTACGTGCGCACCCTCTCTCTACCGTTGGATTTGTTCCAAGATTGTGACTTTACAAACGGCAACGAAACGGCGTCAAATCTGCATCCAGCCACGCGCCCACGGAGAGAAAGCGATGGAGGGCGCACCCTTATCGTTTTGCTGATGTCTCCCTCCCCGCATCTCGGCGCCCTCCTCCACCGTGGCTACGGCTCGCACGTGGGGGCGCGCGTTTGAGCACGGTGGTCGGGGATAAAGCGGAGGAGTTGTGGTTGGGGTCGGGAGGGCGTAGCTGCAGGCGAGCGGACGCTCGATGGGGGCATGGCGGACGAGGGGATCGACGGGAAGCCGGCTCGGGGACGGCGCGGTGGTCCGCGGCGAGGCCGAGCAGAATACGAGTGCGATttgggccgccatggccgcgcccaagGTCCCCCGTTGGCGCCCTTCCTGGAGCAGCTCGGGACGGGCGGGTGTAGGGCGCGCGGTGGGCGGCGGCAGCCTCGGCGCTAGCCCGACAGCGGCAGCCTTCCCAGGAGCGTtcccgacggcggcggcggcaccgGCGCGTGCCCGGCGGCAGCGGCATCCCTAGGCGCGTTCCCCAGCGCGTGCCTGGCGGCAGCGGCCTCCCACGACGCCCAAATCGAGTCAACGGAGCTCAGCGCTCGTAGAAGGAGCGGCTGTCCAGCAATGAAGAATCTGACCGGATCCGGCCGGGCGTCCGAACCTCAGGCCGGCCCCAAGCTGGAGCGCCACGAATCGAGCCGATGCGAATCGGAAGAGGCGTCGGCTGTGTTTAGGGTCCAGCACGGCCGGCGTTTAGCGACCAGAGGTGGCGTTTAGCGTCCAGGCGCGGCGAAGCTCTGAAGCCAAGACGTATACACgcgcaccaaatccactctcttgtTTGAATAAGAATCTAAGCTGTCAGCAAGCAGAGACTGGGCACACGCATTGGAGAGTGTTAACGGATTAGCGGATgccgttagacacgtgtcgagtagccagggggtgctcacgtacccccctgGTTACCGGGCTTCATCTGAAACTTTGTATAACTTGTTTGGTATTTTTACAAGGAACTACATGGCACGGGGTGGCTCCATGAGTAGGTTTCATTTTATAAAAAAAAGTGAATCTCATTTGATTGGTTTCAAAATTGGATCAAACTTCTCTGCAATTGTACCGAACTTGCGTACAAAAATAAAACACGGCATGGGCGGTTTGCCGAGTGTTCTTTTTTTTATACTCGGCAAAGAAGGGCCGTTTCACTAGTGTTTTTCTTACACTCGGCAAAAATAAAACACGGCAAAAATTGTGCTTTCCGGTAGTGGGCAGGCCGCCGGGGGTGAAGAGCCTCTAATGAGGACTAAAGAGTCGGGAGAGATACGTCCACGCAGCTGGCAGGGCATCATGCCATGTAAGAAGAAGCTTGGAACTCCGCTCTCACCGAGGACAAGAGATCTTGTTGAATAAAATTAAGCAGCAGCAAGATAGAAGAATGTAAAACAGACACAAGAGGTAATGTAGTAGGATTTAGGCTAAGAGTAAGAGGACAAATGGAACTGTATTAGTTTTAGGTTTGGTCATCCATGTTCTCTATTCACGCTTGGACGTGACATGTaatatactactccctccgatctataTAGTGTCGAGAGTTTTATACGATTCTGGTACAAAGTTTGTACCAAGTCATCAGCACTTACTTTAGATCGACAGGAGTGATAAAGTTCCTTTTGTACCAGATTAATGCATGGGTGTGCCATCAAAGGCCTCTCTTGACATTCGCCCTAAACCATAGAACCATTTCTTGATGCTGTGTTGCTGTGAGTGTCTGGCTCCTCCCAACAGGGGTTTAAATAATGTTTCTCACAGTTGAACTAAAGGCTCCTTCCTTTCCATCTTTCTATCAAAACAAACAATATTGATGTTGCAATGCACACCCTCCTGGTTACTAGAGGTGCAACAATTAAAGAAGCGCATACCCTCGGTCTACACACACGGCAGGTTACAATGTGGAGCTTCAAAACTGATGAGTACACACACAGCAGGTTAGAATGTGGAGCTTCAAAACTGACGAGTATCATTGTGCAGGCTCAGGAATGAAGCCGATGACCACATTTGACAAGAGCAAGGGAGGTAATTACGACCGCAAGTAACTCAAAACAGACATATCTATTTGAAGGAGTACACAGAACGAACAAAAGAGAATTGTCTTAGTCACTATAGAGATCAGTATAAACTTTAGAATATACAATGGGGAGACAATAAGAGCCGGAAAAAAGAGAAGATTTAGGCAGGCACCCCAGGATCCAGGCTCTAAACCTCCCACAAAAGAGAAGACTTAAGCCTAAGTTACACATGGCAACGAACAAACTGGATAAAATTTAGTGCACATTTACAGGTGCACCGATATCTATATGTCAGTTTTGAACCTATGAAAGATCAAATGAACCCTGCCCTTCGTTGATAGCATAAAGCAATTTCTTGTGCATAACCTCCTGCAACAATGTTCCGGTCATAGCAAAAGTAAGATCAAGAGACAATACAGAAGGTAATAAGAAGATACTCCAAGCAAAAGAACCAAACCTTGGTCGAGTACGGGGGAAGTTTAAGATAATTAGCACAAGTCATGACACTGGGTAAATCATCATCTGCAGTCTCCGTCGCTCCAGCTGCATTCGAAGTATTCGCCGCAGTGGAAGAGTGCTGCCATAATTACAAAATGCAAAGCTCAAATAACATGATCACAGGAATACTGTGATTCTGCAACACAACAACATGCGTACCTTCCTAACGATAGTCAGCTTAGGATTTAAGGCAGACAGACCAccaggaggaagccgaggagcacCAGTCACAAACTGGCAGAAAGCATGCTGTTGCTCCGGGGTAAATTCTGTCATGATCTCAAGTAGCTACAAACCAACAGCAGAAACATCAGATTAATTTCCAAAATTCAGCATTAAGACTGCGAAGAAGAGATGTACTCACATTGACAATGGCCGGACTCTTCGAGGTATAACCATGATCAAACTTTATATGTTCAACCAGTGTGTCCGGCTGCATAACGTGATATGTTTAGaagaatagaaaagaaaagatatGCCTGGAAGGAAGAAAGTTAAAGAGAACATTACCTCCCAAAGTTCCCGACGACCACAAATAAGATAATCAAGCTCTTGAGGAGAAAATATTTGGAGGGATGATATGTCAAATACCTAATTGGAAAAAAAGATCTTGTCAGGAATCTAATGAACAGCACTTGCCAGCAAATCAGAAtcagaaatcttagagaaatgagATGACCTGATTAAAACCAGTTTTGAATGCATCTACTTGACGCATTATTCCAGCCTTAACAGTAGCGTCCACCACCAATGAAATGTACTCTTCTAAGTTGTAAATGCTGACCTACAGAAAGTTGAGAGAACAAAGAGAAATCAACAACAGAATTAGAAGGAATAGCTGAAGCGAGAACCTAATCTGCTCCGTCACGTACCACTGTATTTTCTTCTCCTTCCTTCAGAACATAATCAGGATAGCCAGGAAGAGTGAAATCTAAACATAAATCTTCAACAGAAGCACCACGGAAACATAAATCTTCTATTTGCTGATTGTTACTAGAGCAGGACTCCAGAAACCGCTTGCGCTCAACAAGAATTTGAAGCTCTTGCAATATTTTTCCGAACTCAGCATCAAAAGATAATATGTCGTACAAATCAAGTTCCTAGTCAAGCAAAAATATATATTTTCTGTCAATATATAAAAAGAGAAAACATCTGAAAATGCTAAGCTTAGTCAGAAGGTGGAAGCGGAAATTAGGATGGATCTAGTGCTAGCAGGTTCTTGTGCTTACTTGTCCAAGTATTAGTTTATAAAATGCTGTTGACAAAGGCAAATCGAGAAGCCTTCCATCTTGCAATGCTTTTGCCATGACTCGGCCAACTAAACGGAAATACTCAATAACTTTGAAGAATTTACTACCCTCTGAAGAAGCAGTACTAGGTAGCCAAGGCCGAGGAAACAAGCCAAGAGGTGCTTGTATCAAGTTTCTGGCACCACCAGGTGAATTTGAATCAAGCTTCTTAGCTTCTAAAGTATCAGAACCATGTGGAGAATCAGATCTCCATAATCCCAAGCCAACCCTTTGCAGGTCATGACTTAAGAGGGTATAGAACTCCAAAGTTGGGCCAAGCCCAGTTCCAACTTCACCGAAGTATTCAACTTCAAGAACAGCCTTCTGAGTGGAGAACATTTCCATAACTTTGGCGGCAGAATCCAAGATACGGTTACGAGAAACACGAACTTTCTGACGCTGCAATCTACCAACCCGGACTTCTCTTTCAGTTGCTGAATTATTATCACCCTGCTGTTGCTGAAGACGATTCAATGCCCGCGATAACCCAAAAGCTGTGGAGTAAAAGTGTTGCCTTCTAGTTTCAAAAGGAAACAGAAATGGACAAGCTTTGGTCATCTGATAACACCAAGAAGGTAAGCTACCACTACAGAGTGCAAGAACATCCTGAATTTGACGAGCAAGCTTCGGTGTCAACTTACTGCTGACAAACTCCTCAGAGGGTACCTTAACTCCAGTTCCATATAGCCCATCCAGTGTGGAAACTTTTCCCTCTGCAAAATTATCACA
This region of Lolium perenne isolate Kyuss_39 chromosome 2, Kyuss_2.0, whole genome shotgun sequence genomic DNA includes:
- the LOC127331225 gene encoding grpE protein homolog 2, mitochondrial is translated as MASAALRASAFRRAVPAARAATRSWAEGAAVALRPAHRLCQLHCSARPNSSLKEVPYTLNQPLRYSTTIFQRFGFSSSTPQENDKEVNQPKDQETTAQEINAETSKEDSGSSGGAEDLDLSKEDLVKLVLEKDELLTSKDEEIKDMRDKVLRSYAEMENVIARTKRESENSKKFAVQNFSKSLLDVADNLARASSAVKESFSKLDTSEDSSGAVPLLKTLLEGVDMTDKQLGEVFKKFGVEKFDPLNEKFDPERHYAIFQMPDTSKPSGTVTAVVKVGYMLHDRVLRPAEVGVTEGGPSEEEPEQKSGGD